A region of Tolypothrix sp. NIES-4075 DNA encodes the following proteins:
- a CDS encoding glycosyltransferase family 2 protein: MKFSVVITTYNRLDLLRRAIDSAVNQTIECEVVVVDDSSSDDTEAYVKSLGNQVVYHRHEVNKGHAASVNTGVAKASGDWIKFLDDDDYLAVNCLEEMTKAIAKHAEVSNDVSSENNSQAVIASCIAAQIDNNGEHLCRTPYLGPGLAFYIPQADIHYGMLLELLPFGTPVQVACRRDVFLKVGAWDSKLDANCDDIDSWIRIAQFGDAIFLNQCLAYRTIWAGAYNHKFSLSRRLDTNILMKEKIYALVDEKHRSNIPALPDIRNYLKLHWAIVAFKQRNINSVWQMLDLSVLSPVAWRLLLNAVFSRSNQQNAHINKFVLIN; encoded by the coding sequence ATGAAATTTAGTGTCGTCATCACTACCTATAATCGTTTAGACTTGCTGCGACGAGCGATAGATTCTGCTGTTAATCAGACAATAGAGTGTGAAGTAGTAGTTGTTGATGATTCTTCATCGGATGACACCGAAGCTTATGTCAAAAGCTTGGGAAATCAAGTTGTTTATCATCGTCACGAAGTTAACAAAGGTCATGCAGCATCGGTAAATACAGGAGTTGCCAAAGCCAGTGGTGACTGGATTAAATTTTTGGATGATGACGACTACTTAGCTGTGAATTGTTTGGAGGAGATGACAAAAGCGATCGCCAAACACGCTGAAGTCTCAAATGATGTATCCTCAGAAAATAATTCTCAAGCTGTCATCGCATCGTGTATCGCAGCTCAAATCGATAACAATGGGGAGCATCTGTGCCGCACACCCTATCTCGGTCCAGGGTTAGCTTTTTATATTCCCCAAGCTGATATTCACTACGGTATGCTTTTAGAGCTTTTGCCCTTTGGCACTCCCGTACAAGTAGCTTGTCGTCGTGACGTTTTTCTGAAAGTTGGTGCTTGGGACTCAAAACTTGATGCTAACTGCGATGACATTGATTCTTGGATTCGCATTGCTCAGTTTGGCGACGCTATTTTCCTCAATCAGTGCCTAGCTTATCGTACCATTTGGGCAGGTGCTTACAATCATAAGTTTTCTCTGTCTCGACGGCTAGATACAAATATTTTGATGAAAGAGAAAATTTACGCTTTGGTAGATGAAAAACACCGTTCTAATATCCCTGCGCTTCCAGATATTAGAAATTATTTGAAGCTACATTGGGCAATAGTTGCATTCAAGCAAAGAAACATTAACAGCGTTTGGCAAATGCTTGATTTATCTGTACTTTCTCCTGTGGCTTGGCGGCTTTTACTAAATGCTGTTTTCTCACGCAGCAATCAACAAAATGCTCACATTAATAAGTTTGTATTGATTAATTAA
- the rplS gene encoding 50S ribosomal protein L19 gives MNAQEIIRSIEAEQLKSNLPDIYVGDTVKVGVKIKEGEKYRVQPYEGVVIARRNGGINETITVRKVFQGVGVERVFLLHSPRIDSIKVIRRGKVRRAKLYYLRDRVGKATRIKQRFDRPL, from the coding sequence ATGAACGCGCAAGAAATAATCCGCTCGATTGAAGCGGAACAACTAAAATCTAATTTGCCCGACATTTACGTGGGCGACACAGTTAAAGTCGGTGTCAAAATCAAAGAAGGCGAGAAATACCGCGTGCAACCATACGAAGGCGTAGTAATTGCCAGACGCAATGGTGGAATTAATGAAACCATTACAGTGCGTAAGGTATTTCAAGGTGTTGGCGTTGAACGAGTGTTTCTTTTGCATTCTCCGCGCATTGACAGCATCAAAGTCATCCGTCGTGGTAAGGTCAGACGTGCTAAATTGTATTACCTACGCGATCGCGTAGGTAAAGCTACCCGAATCAAACAACGGTTTGACCGTCCTTTGTAA